The following nucleotide sequence is from Penicillium digitatum chromosome 5, complete sequence.
CCTCGGTGTTAAGTTGCTTGAGGAGGCCATTGTCAAAATCGAAGAGCGTATCAAGGCGCATGGCGGTAGTTGCACCGTCAAGATGGCACCCAAGGCCGTCACCGAGCACGACGATGCGATCCTGCAGGAGCTTATGGAGAAGCGCGAACGTGAGAACACCCAGGTCAGCGGTGATGAGGACTCTGAGAGCGATGAGGGCGTTCCCGAGTAAGTACCGGATCTTGACTCCGTATCAAGGGGCATACAGCGGTCATCAGCGCTGGAATCCAAAGCTGGAACCACCGCTAGAGGAGAGTTGGGCAAAAATGGATAGAAAAAAAGCTTGCACACATCGGAGAGAGGCTCAATGGCTCAGTGTGCTGATGGGCAGGATTGCAATCAGAACTCGCCCTTCAGCTAGGGCAGTCGCCTGAACTTCGGGTCTGGGAATGATTGATCCACGCCTGTGCATGCGCTGCATGCCAATTGCGGTCGAAATCCTCGTGCTCACCGTCTCTCAAAGACGCTGGCCCCGCACAGGGTGCAAGTTCTAATGCACATAATGTTTGCGATGCAACCGAGACGTTCAATGCCAGTCATGCTTTTAAATGCAAATCGTACCCTTGTAGAGACTACCATGTGTATTTACCTATATAGACCTACAAATCCATCCTCCTATGAATTTCGATCAAATGCCCATTAAATCGAAGTGAGCTAAAGCTTATCTACCGCCGATCATCATTGGTGCCCCCTCAAGTCAAAACTCTCAGTGGGCCGAACTCTCATCTTTTCTAATTCTTTTCACCCTTCTATTCAATCTTTGCATATTATTCGCGAGATGGGACATTGGAGAAACATCTTTACCGCCGATCCCGGCAGGACCCGGCACCGCGTCGAGGTGGAACGTCGTCGACGTACGTCATTTCCAAACGCGCGCTGTGGAACACTGCTGACAAGTCACAGTGCTACCGGCCTATGCTACCGATGAGTCCGATGCCTCTGATGCTTCAAAGGAGATTGCTAAGGTTGCTCTTCGGCTGAAATATCAAATTGAGCAGGTTGTCTCCTGCGAAGTGCAGGAGAATGTCTTGACTGACCCAAATAGCCGCATCATTACTGAGGATGTGGTTAAGACTGCCAAACAGGCTGGTGGAGACGAATACAAAGCTTGCATTGTGTATTGTCTTCTAGTCTGTCTGCGGTGGTTCAAGATTCAATCCTCTGTCGAGCTTTGGGATTCTGATCTTCACGAGGTTCGGGCTGTGGCTTGCGAGATCATCGCCAAGCGCATGTAATGCCCCCTGAGGTTTCAGGCTTTCTGATATATACTCACAAAATTGAACAGTATCGAATCGGAGCAGAACCAAGATTACGTGCTGAAGGAAATTTTGCTCAAGCGTTACTCTATCTTCAGTGAAGGTGTGGAGACTGACCCCGCCAATGTCATTGAACGAGCGGTAGATCTCCATGCCTTGAGGGTCATCAGCTCTGCCTCGTACCAAAGATGTATCCAGTACCTGTGGAGGGGTTGGATCTGTCAGGAAGAAGGAAACCCAACTAACTTTGTCGAATACAGCGAGAAGTCTAACACCAGATATTGGGTTCATTTCCATCCTGATAGGATGCGGACTCCTCTGTATCAGAACTTCTGCCAAATTTTGTTCTCCTTGATTTACCTTGCAATTTATACGGCAGTTATCAACACCGTGAACCCATCTGGTGACGTGGATGTGGCCGAAGCCATTCTTTACGGTATGACCATTGCATTCATCTGCGACGAGGGGATCAAGTTCTGGAAGGTTGGATGGAATTATCTCGAGTTTTGGAATGCCTTCAACTCAACCCTCTACACCATCCTTGCGGTGTCACTTGTCTTACGCTTCATTGCCTTGGCACACTCGCCATCCACCCACGATGAACAAAGGCGGCTATACAACGAGCTCAGCTACAACTTCCTGGCTTTTGCGGGCCCTATGTTTTGGATGCGCATGATGCTATATCTTGACTCGTTCCGCTTCTTCGGTGCTATGTTTGTAGTTCTTCGAGTCATGATGAAGGAGAGTTTGATATTCTTTGCACTTCTATTTGTGGTTATGGCTGGTTTCTTCCAGGCCTTCGTCGGCATGGCCCAGGTGGATGCCGATATCCCCCTCCACCGAAACATTCTCCAGGGAATGGTAAACAGTATCATGCAGAGTCCTGAGTTCGACACTTTCCAGGACTTTGCATTTCCGTTTGGCATCATCCTCTACTATGTTTTCAACTTCATTGTTATGACTGGTAGGTTTGTAATCGACTTGATTGGGGGTAATGTTAACGATTGTCAGTTTTGTTGAATATTCTCATCGCCTTGTACAACAGCGCATATGAAGACATCTCTGACAACGCCACGGACGAGTATATGGCTATCTTCGCGCAGAAAACCATGCAGTTTGTCCGTGCCCCAGATGAGAATGTTTTCATCCCGCGTGAGTATTTGATCAGTTCCGATAGCATAAATGTGGCTAATTTGCTCTGGGTGCTACAAGCATTCAACCTCGTCGAGATTCTATTTCTGATAGCCCCATTCGAATGGTGGCTTTCGCAGGAGGCCTACGCCAAGCTGAATGATCTTGTAATGGGTGTGATTTATTCGCCTCTGCTTGTCGTTGCAGCCTGGGTAGAGACCCGTCAAGCGCACCGGATTCGATGGAACCGCCGCCACGGCGAAGAAGACGATGACTGTGTTCAGGAATGGGAGCATGTGGCTAAGGAAGTCaattttgatcttgatgacACTTGGAAACAGCACGTGGAAGAGACCACGCCGGATATCAAGGTTGACAGTTGTACATATGAACTTAGGGAGCTGCAGGAGCAGGTTAGGTTGTTGACGGAGATGGTAGAGGGATTGAGCCAGGAGATAGCAGACAAGAGGATGGATAGAACAAACTAGGAATCCCAAAGGCATGCTGTTCTTGtatgtatatatatacatGCACATAGGTATGCTGCGAATGAGCCTAAGCAGAGAACGACCGCGGGATATTTTGTACTCCAATGATATTGATGGTTGAACTGTTGTTGTGCCTCGGAGCAAGCAAGCTACATAGTGTTTATCCAAATTCGACACTGaaatggggggggggtgttcAACTCCCAAAGACAAACCCCATCATCTTGTAATTGGGCAATACAACTAAGatcgaaaagaaaagagccaaaaaagaaatcttAGGTTGGTTTTTTGTAGGAATAGCCGAACGCGGGGGTCGAACCCGCAGCCTTAAGATTAAGAGTCTTACGCTCTACCGATTGAGCTAGCCCGGCTGGGCTGTTGAAAGAAAGTGCAAAATTTTGCTACATTAGCCTGAAACCTTTGGGGCGGGCTGACATAATGCTAGCGCGTCGAGCGGCGAATCCTCTGGAACCAAAATTGTGAGGTGGAAGGTGGCTTCATCTACGAATCTGGGCATTCCCTCGATTAGATTTTATCATTGCTTCCGGCTTCGTATGAGTCTATAATAGTCTGGTTGTTTGACACTGACCGCGGTCAATAGATTGCCACCATGTGCGTCACTGAACCTATCCCCGGTTCTTTGCGGCTACAGCTAACAATATACAGGGCAAAGCTCGTGGATGACCCTCAGATCCACACTGCCTCGTTGCATAACCCGATTCCTTGGCAATTGCACACATACGTTTGGCCTTTCCTGATTATCTGGCCCGTCTTCTTCGCTTTCTACCTCTCCCCCGAGCGTTATGATACCTACATCCAGGGACAGGAATGGACCTTCGTTTTCGCGGGATCCATCATCACAATCCAGTCGCTCTTTTGGTTGATGACAAAGTGGAACATTGACATAAACACCCTATTCACTACTACTCGAGCCAAGTCCATCGACACTGCCCGGCTTATCAAAGTGGTTCCCATCACTAACGCTGGCACTGCCGAGATCTGCAAATTGATTTATGACACCACCGGCACGAAGAAGACCCTTTCGTTCCTCTTCCAGAAGCGCCGTTTCCTCTTTTACCCTGAAACCCGTACCTTTGCACCCTTGTCTTACGTCCTTGACGATGAACCAAAGCCAGCCCTTGAGACTTTCCAGCTGAGCGAAGGCTTCACGTCGAAGGCTGAGATTGACCGCGTTTATCATCACTATGGCGATAACACCTTTGATATCCCCGTTCCCGGTTTCATTGAGCTCTTCCAAGAGCACGCTGTTGCGCCGTTCTTCGTCTTTCAGATTTTCTGTGTTGGATTGTGGATGTTGGATGAATACTGGTACTACTCCCTCTTCACGCTCTTCATGCTTGTTATGTTTGAAAGCACTGTTGTGTGGCAGCGCCAGAGGACACTGAGTGAGTTCCGTGGAATGAGCATCAAACCATACGATGTTTGGGTATACCGTGAACGGAAATGGCAGGAGATCACCAGTGATAAGCTTCTTCCCGGTGATCTCATGTCAGTGAACCGCACCAAGGAGGACAGTGGCGTTGCCTGCGATATTCTTCTTGTTGAAGGCAGTGTCATTGTGAACGAGGCTATGCTTTCTGGCGAGAGCACACCTCTTCTGAAAGACTCTGTTCAGCTCCGTCCCGGCACTGACTTGATTGAACCGGATGGATTGGATAAGCTATCGTTTGTGCATGGAGGTACCAAGGTCCTCCAAGTTACTCACCCCAATCTTACTGCCGACTCGGctttgaagaacttgtccAGCAACGTTACTATGCCCCCCGACAATGGTGCGCTGGGTGTGGTTGTCAAGACCGGGTTCGAAACCAGCCAGGGTAGCCTTGTCCGGACCATGATCTACTCGACTGAACGTGTCTCTGCCAACAACGTTGAAGCTCTCTtgttcatcctcttcctcctgaTTTTCGCAATTgccgcttcatggtatgTGTGGCAAGAGGGTGTGATCCGGGACCGCAAACGCTCCAAGCTTCTGCTTGACTGcgtcctcatcatcaccagTGTTGTTCCCCCCGAACTGCCTATGGAACTGAGCCTGGCCGTCAATACTAGTCTTGCTGCTTTGAGCAAGTATGCCATTTTCTGCACTGAGCCTTTCCGTATTCCTTTCGCTGGTCGTGTTGACATCGCTTGTTTCGACAAGACTGGTACCCTGACTGGAGAGGACCTTGTCGTTGATGGTATTGCTGGACTCACTTTGGGTGAGGCTGATTCCAAGGTCGAAGCTGATGGTGCCCACACTGAATTGGCCAATTCCGCTGCTGTTGGACCAAACACCACTCTCGTTCTCGCGAGTGCTCACGCCTTAGTGAAGCTGGATGAGGGTGAGGTTGTCGGTGACCCTATGGAGAAGGCTACCTTAGAATGGCTTGGCTGGACTCTGGGCAAGAACGATACTCTTTCTTCGAAGGGCAACGCCCCCGTTGTCTCCGGTCGTAACGTCGAGTCTGTTCAAATCAAGAGAAGATTCCAATTCTCCTCAGCCCTGAAACGCCAAAGTACCATCGCGACCATTACGACCAATGACCGCAAGACTTCCAAGAAGGTCAAGTCCACGTTTGTGGGTGTAAAGGGTGCCCCCGAGACCATCAACTCTATGCTGGTCAACACACCGCCCAACTACGAAGAAACTTACAAGCACTTCACCCGCAATGGTGCTCGTGTGCTTGCTCTTGCATACAAGTACCTTTCATCTGAATCGGAGCTTTCCCAGGGCCGTGTGACCAACTATGTTCGTGACGAGGTTGAATCCGAGCTGATCTTTGCCGGTTTCCTGGTCCTGCAGTGCCCCCTGAAGGATGATGCCATCAAGTCTGTCCGTATGCTGAACGAAAGCAGCCACCGTGTTGTCATGATTACTGGTGATAACCCGTTGACCGCTGTTCACGTCGCACGCAAGGTTGAGATTGTTGACCGTGAGGTCCTCATTCTTGATGCCCCCGAACATGACAACTCTGGAACCAGGATTGTTTGGCGTACCGTCGACGATAAGCTTAATGTCGATGTCGATCCCACTAAGCCCCTCGACCCGGAGATCCTGAAGACTAAGGATATCTGTATTACTGGATATGCCCTGGCAAAGTTCAAGGACCAAAAGGCTCTCCCTGATCTGCTCCGTCACA
It contains:
- a CDS encoding Cation transporting ATPase, putative; protein product: MGHWRNIFTADPGRTRHRVEVERRRLLPAYATDESDASDASKEIAKVALRLKYQIEQVVSCEVQENVLTDPNSRIITEDVVKTAKQAGGDEYKACIVYCLLVCLRWFKIQSSVELWDSDLHEVRAVACEIIAKRIIESEQNQDYVLKEILLKRYSIFSEGVETDPANVIERAVDLHALRVISSASYQRCIQYLWRGWICQEEGNPTNFVEYSEKSNTRYWVHFHPDRMRTPLYQNFCQILFSLIYLAIYTAVINTVNPSGDVDVAEAILYGMTIAFICDEGIKFWKVGWNYLEFWNAFNSTLYTILAVSLVLRFIALAHSPSTHDEQRRLYNELSYNFLAFAGPMFWMRMMLYLDSFRFFGAMFVVLRVMMKESLIFFALLFVVMAGFFQAFVGMAQVDADIPLHRNILQGMVNSIMQSPEFDTFQDFAFPFGIILYYVFNFIVMTVLLNILIALYNSAYEDISDNATDEYMAIFAQKTMQFVRAPDENVFIPPFNLVEILFLIAPFEWWLSQEAYAKLNDLVMGVIYSPLLVVAAWVETRQAHRIRWNRRHGEEDDDCVQEWEHVAKEVNFDLDDTWKQHVEETTPDIKVDSCTYELRELQEQVRLLTEMIATMAKLVDDPQIHTASLHNPIPWQLHTYVWPFLIIWPVFFAFYLSPERYDTYIQGQEWTFVFAGSIITIQSLFWLMTKWNIDINTLFTTTRAKSIDTARLIKVVPITNAGTAEICKLIYDTTGTKKTLSFLFQKRRFLFYPETRTFAPLSYVLDDEPKPALETFQLSEGFTSKAEIDRVYHHYGDNTFDIPVPGFIELFQEHAVAPFFVFQIFCVGLWMLDEYWYYSLFTLFMLVMFESTVVWQRQRTLSEFRGMSIKPYDVWVYRERKWQEITSDKLLPGDLMSVNRTKEDSGVACDILLVEGSVIVNEAMLSGESTPLLKDSVQLRPGTDLIEPDGLDKLSFVHGGTKVLQVTHPNLTADSALKNLSSNVTMPPDNGALGVVVKTGFETSQGSLVRTMIYSTERVSANNVEALLFILFLLIFAIAASWYVWQEGVIRDRKRSKLLLDCVLIITSVVPPELPMELSLAVNTSLAALSKYAIFCTEPFRIPFAGRVDIACFDKTGTLTGEDLVVDGIAGLTLGEADSKVEADGAHTELANSAAVGPNTTLVLASAHALVKLDEGEVVGDPMEKATLEWLGWTLGKNDTLSSKGNAPVVSGRNVESVQIKRRFQFSSALKRQSTIATITTNDRKTSKKVKSTFVGVKGAPETINSMLVNTPPNYEETYKHFTRNGARVLALAYKYLSSESELSQGRVTNYVRDEVESELIFAGFLVLQCPLKDDAIKSVRMLNESSHRVVMITGDNPLTAVHVARKVEIVDREVLILDAPEHDNSGTRIVWRTVDDKLNVDVDPTKPLDPEILKTKDICITGYALAKFKDQKALPDLLRHTWVYARVSPKQKEDILLGLKDAGYTTLMCGDGTNDVGALKQAHVGVALLNGSQDDLTRIAEHYRTTKMKELYEKQVSMMQRFNQPSPPVPVQIAHLYPPGPSNPHYEKAVERESQRKGTAITATGATPEAIPTITSPGAQALQESNLTPQQQKQQKAQAAAAGLADRLTASMMEQELDESEPPTIKLGDASVAAPFTSKLANVIAIPNILRQGRCTLVATIQMYKILALNCLISAYSLSVIYLDGIKFGDGQVTISGMLMSVCFLSISRAKSVEGLSKERPQPNIFNVYIIGSVLGQFAIHIATLIYLSNYVYKHEPRDSDIDLEGEFEPSLLNSAIYLLQLIQQISTFSINYQGRPFRESIRENKGMYWGLIAASGVAFSCATEFIPELNEKLRLVPFTNEFKVTLTLLMIFDYGGCWLIENVLKHLFSDFRPKDIALRRPDQLKREADRKLQEQIDAEAQAELERKV